Proteins encoded in a region of the Paenibacillus pedocola genome:
- a CDS encoding YwbE family protein, producing MNGQVRADIRPGLEVDIVLKQDQATGKLTHGTVKDILTNSPRHPHGIKVRLSDGQVGRVKNITG from the coding sequence ATGAACGGGCAAGTTAGAGCCGATATCCGTCCCGGACTTGAGGTGGATATTGTACTGAAGCAGGATCAGGCTACAGGCAAACTCACCCATGGTACAGTAAAAGATATTCTGACCAACTCACCCCGCCATCCGCACGGCATCAAGGTGCGGCTGAGCGACGGTCAAGTCGGGCGGGTCAAGAATATTACGGGCTGA
- a CDS encoding HNH endonuclease — protein sequence MDRRWYSVLPNILMTDISLPLSKQCAYCHQHKPLSEFRRRTGKRSKGQSRRGACRECRKARESGSAKGLQEVQRPEASVSARASAPVATASAARQPVQSPAAIPAILPGHKAATPKVHQHSLPERSKEAKHPAAAAGSRGKARPRQGEQRRRPPQTAGFKPEPGDYSALIPSAKGMILMRGHSDKGRRWHQEIDLELAVTLVREHAAVVVNRRTIRRLYSNKDFRALILTRDNYTCHFCGLYGDTIDHLLPRAKGGHTTPDNCVCACNLCNQTKADQYVEEFMGR from the coding sequence ATGGACAGGCGCTGGTATAGCGTCCTTCCAAACATACTTATGACCGATATCAGCCTGCCTTTATCTAAACAATGCGCATATTGCCATCAGCATAAACCGCTCTCCGAATTCCGCAGGCGGACCGGCAAGCGGTCCAAGGGCCAGTCCCGCCGCGGGGCCTGCCGCGAATGCCGCAAGGCACGCGAGAGCGGTTCAGCCAAGGGGCTTCAGGAAGTCCAGAGGCCAGAGGCCTCTGTTTCGGCGCGGGCTTCCGCACCTGTGGCTACAGCCTCCGCTGCCAGACAGCCGGTGCAATCACCAGCTGCAATCCCGGCAATTCTGCCGGGTCACAAGGCTGCTACGCCTAAGGTGCATCAGCATTCCCTGCCGGAGCGCTCCAAGGAAGCCAAGCATCCTGCGGCTGCCGCAGGCAGCCGGGGAAAAGCGCGGCCGCGCCAGGGCGAACAACGGCGGAGGCCCCCGCAGACCGCGGGGTTCAAGCCGGAGCCCGGCGACTATTCTGCACTTATCCCCTCTGCCAAGGGAATGATCCTGATGCGCGGCCACAGCGATAAAGGGCGGCGCTGGCATCAGGAAATTGACCTTGAGCTGGCTGTTACGCTCGTCAGGGAGCATGCCGCAGTGGTTGTAAACCGCCGCACCATCCGCCGCCTGTACAGCAACAAGGATTTCCGAGCTTTAATTCTGACAAGGGATAATTATACCTGTCATTTTTGCGGCTTGTATGGGGACACCATCGACCACCTTCTGCCCCGGGCCAAGGGCGGCCATACCACTCCCGACAACTGTGTCTGTGCCTGCAATCTGTGTAACCAGACCAAAGCGGATCAGTATGTCGAGGAATTCATGGGGCGTTAG
- a CDS encoding LacI family DNA-binding transcriptional regulator, giving the protein MTTIYDIAKKTGYSPTTVSKAFNNYSDVREKTREEILRTAREMGYLPNAHARTLTTKKSWTLGVLFVEGTGVGIRHPFFGAVIESFKQVAVAKGYALMFISKDVGGKQSGYLENCRIHGVDGVVVFLSDYEDPYFLELLESDIPTVILDYETAQSHTVCSDNTAGAMLAVEYLTSLGHSRIAHISGGMNTIPGRRREEGYVAAMKVHGLELREDYIVEGAFYALENGYAAMQRLLELPERPTAVFASGDLLALGAVMAARDSGLSVPEDISVMGYDDIELARYVTPALTTVRQDTANLGTRAAEILLASIDRKGTGMEAIVLPVEVVVRESCAPPGEV; this is encoded by the coding sequence ATGACTACAATATACGATATCGCCAAAAAAACCGGTTACTCTCCGACTACGGTATCTAAGGCGTTCAATAACTACTCCGATGTGCGGGAAAAGACGCGGGAGGAAATTCTGCGTACGGCCCGGGAGATGGGTTACCTGCCTAACGCGCATGCCCGGACACTGACCACGAAGAAGTCCTGGACCCTCGGCGTATTGTTTGTGGAGGGCACGGGGGTAGGCATCCGCCATCCCTTTTTCGGTGCGGTTATTGAGAGCTTCAAACAGGTGGCTGTAGCCAAAGGATATGCCCTGATGTTCATCTCGAAGGATGTCGGCGGCAAGCAGAGCGGATATTTGGAGAATTGCCGGATTCATGGTGTCGACGGTGTGGTGGTGTTCCTCTCCGACTATGAAGACCCGTATTTCCTGGAGCTGCTGGAGAGCGATATTCCGACAGTGATTCTGGATTATGAGACAGCCCAGTCTCATACGGTCTGCTCGGATAATACGGCCGGAGCAATGCTGGCGGTGGAGTATCTGACTTCTCTGGGACATAGCAGAATTGCTCATATTTCCGGCGGAATGAACACCATTCCGGGCAGAAGGCGTGAGGAAGGCTATGTGGCGGCGATGAAGGTGCACGGTCTGGAGCTTCGTGAGGATTACATCGTTGAAGGCGCATTCTATGCACTGGAGAATGGGTATGCCGCCATGCAGAGGCTGCTTGAATTACCTGAACGTCCAACTGCCGTATTCGCTTCAGGCGACTTGCTGGCACTGGGTGCCGTAATGGCGGCCAGGGACAGCGGCTTGTCCGTACCGGAAGATATCTCCGTTATGGGCTATGACGATATCGAGCTTGCCAGATACGTCACACCTGCACTGACGACAGTCCGGCAGGACACGGCTAATCTTGGCACAAGGGCAGCGGAAATTTTACTTGCTTCGATTGACCGCAAGGGGACAGGAATGGAAGCCATCGTACTTCCTGTGGAAGTGGTTGTGCGGGAATCCTGTGCGCCGCCTGGCGAGGTTTAA
- a CDS encoding glycoside hydrolase family 30 protein — translation MAATRSVVTAKETGERLSPREGLQFKTCTAGQPADIQLQPEKEFQKVIGFGGAFTEAAAYTLSRMSPGKRAEVIRSYFHPEEGLSYSMGRVHIHSCDFALGNYTYVQDGDTELATFDISHDHQWVLPLIKDAMEVKGGTFTMLASPWSPPAWMKTNGEMNNGGSLKPEYADVWARYYTKFIEAYRKEGIPVWAVSVQNEPAAVQTWDSCVYSAEEERDFVKNHLGPAMHEAGMGDVNIVIWDHNRDIMVERVTPILSDPEAAKYVWGTGIHWYGGEEFDKVAKVHELFPDKHVLFTEGCQEGGVRLGEWFTGERYGRNMIGDLNAWTEGYLDWNLVLDETGGPNHVGNFCDAPVIADTVTDEVHYNSSYYYIGHFSKFIAPGAVRIGLESTAEGILSTAFRNPDGSLAVVLMNESGEARSVTLGLGDEQAGCQLPPHSITTHVIS, via the coding sequence ATGGCAGCAACCCGCTCAGTCGTAACAGCAAAAGAAACAGGAGAACGTTTAAGTCCACGGGAAGGTTTGCAGTTTAAGACCTGTACCGCCGGCCAGCCGGCTGATATTCAGCTGCAGCCGGAGAAGGAGTTCCAAAAGGTGATTGGTTTTGGCGGCGCTTTTACGGAAGCGGCGGCTTATACCTTGTCGCGGATGAGCCCGGGTAAACGGGCGGAGGTGATCCGCAGTTATTTTCACCCTGAGGAAGGCTTAAGCTACAGCATGGGGCGCGTGCATATTCATAGCTGTGACTTCGCGCTCGGCAACTATACGTACGTGCAGGATGGGGATACAGAGCTGGCTACCTTTGATATTTCCCATGATCATCAATGGGTGCTGCCGCTGATTAAGGATGCCATGGAAGTTAAAGGCGGCACCTTTACCATGCTGGCTTCGCCCTGGAGCCCACCGGCCTGGATGAAGACGAACGGAGAGATGAATAATGGCGGTTCGCTGAAGCCGGAGTATGCCGATGTCTGGGCGCGGTATTACACAAAATTCATTGAAGCCTACCGTAAAGAGGGAATTCCGGTCTGGGCCGTATCCGTGCAGAATGAGCCGGCAGCGGTGCAAACCTGGGATTCCTGTGTATACAGCGCAGAGGAAGAGCGGGATTTCGTCAAAAATCATCTCGGCCCGGCTATGCATGAAGCCGGAATGGGGGATGTAAATATCGTCATTTGGGATCACAACCGCGACATTATGGTAGAGCGTGTAACTCCTATTTTGTCAGACCCTGAAGCTGCGAAGTATGTATGGGGTACCGGTATCCACTGGTACGGCGGTGAGGAATTCGACAAGGTAGCCAAGGTGCATGAGCTTTTCCCGGATAAGCATGTGCTGTTCACGGAAGGCTGCCAGGAAGGCGGAGTCCGTCTGGGCGAATGGTTCACCGGAGAACGGTACGGACGCAATATGATCGGTGATCTGAATGCCTGGACGGAAGGGTATCTGGACTGGAATCTGGTGCTGGATGAGACCGGAGGGCCTAACCATGTGGGCAATTTCTGCGATGCACCGGTTATCGCCGACACGGTTACGGATGAGGTCCATTACAACAGTTCGTATTATTACATCGGGCATTTCAGCAAATTTATCGCTCCCGGGGCAGTGCGGATCGGACTGGAATCCACAGCGGAAGGTATTCTGTCCACGGCTTTCCGCAACCCGGACGGCAGCCTCGCCGTTGTCCTGATGAATGAGAGCGGAGAAGCGCGCAGCGTGACGCTTGGGCTGGGGGATGAGCAGGCCGGCTGCCAGCTGCCGCCGCACTCTATTACCACACATGTGATTTCGTAA
- a CDS encoding cellobiose phosphorylase produces MSNYYFDSGKFVMEQFHESKPFASFLPGLAGLKGIPMWTFYVNRGQGVCSFGVRDKNSPIMEFSPANISHKNVASSGFRTFIKLGHSPEVYEPFQSSRPDPAAKRKMTILPNGLTIEESHAAHGLKTTVHYFNLPNDDYAALVRRVEIENTGSGELELELLDGLPEILPYGSANSGYKEMGNLLRSWMEVYNLEKGIPFYKLRSSTNDDAQISEIQNGHFYLSFTGEGELLKPVVDFELIFGGNTSLAYPDRFAGLSLAELLEQPQYPVNKVPCGFSGSAQTLTSGSKLVLNTIIGHVSDIDKINRKADQLCRDEYITGKAQEAAELTENLTADIATRTSSALFDAYCRQSYLDNFLRGGYPFIFDNGKDGFVVHLYSRKHGDMERDYNFFSLAPEYYSQGNGNFRDMNQNRRNDVFFHPKVGSFNIKMFYSLIQADGYNPLSVQGTSFEVRPEHAAKLKEWIAASAADHQAELEALCLGKFTPGRLINYIADHDAVLKVDEQEFLRGVLALSQQNIEAAFGEGFWSDHWTYNLDLVEGYLDVFPDKLEELLFGDETYTFYDSPAYVLPRSEKYVISGGKVRQYGALLEDEEKLHKLQRKAGDTQWLRTEGGFGEIYRTSLFVKMLSLTLSKFATLDPYGMGVEMEGNKPGWNDAMNGLPGLFGSGMSETFELNRMILFLLESLESGETGDRTVALPVEMALLLERVHHAAATVLAGGLAEFDYWDTVATAREAYRESIRFGITGEQADVSLAVIREALGKFLHKINAGIDRAVELGGGLVPTYFRFEAVRYQPVTDEAGKPVISGYGLPKATVEEFEAIALPYFLEGPARWLKTLESTDQAKEIYIKVKGSGLFDPVTSMYRTSVSLEEESHEIGRIRAFTPGWQERESNFLHMSYKYLLELLKAGLYEEFFSEMKTSLIPFLDPEVYGRSTLENSSFISTGGNPDPGTHGRGFVARLSGSTAEFLSMWRTMMAGSRMFSVENGELTLELAPALPGWLFDEQGKLSFTFLGGTEVTYHNPRRANTYGTERAVIGQLTLVYSDGTVRQIDGALVRGEDAEALRRGEISSIRAEMV; encoded by the coding sequence ATGAGCAATTATTATTTTGATTCCGGCAAATTTGTAATGGAGCAGTTTCATGAGAGCAAGCCGTTTGCCAGCTTTCTGCCCGGGCTTGCCGGGCTTAAGGGGATTCCGATGTGGACTTTCTATGTCAACCGCGGGCAGGGGGTGTGCAGCTTTGGGGTGCGTGACAAAAACTCCCCGATCATGGAGTTCTCACCGGCGAACATCTCCCACAAGAATGTAGCGTCCTCCGGGTTCCGGACGTTCATCAAACTAGGGCATTCTCCGGAGGTCTATGAGCCGTTCCAGTCATCCCGGCCCGATCCGGCGGCCAAGCGTAAGATGACGATCCTGCCGAACGGGTTGACTATTGAGGAGTCCCATGCCGCTCATGGCCTGAAGACGACCGTACACTATTTCAATCTGCCGAATGACGACTATGCCGCTCTTGTGCGGCGGGTGGAGATTGAGAATACAGGCAGTGGAGAGCTTGAGCTCGAGCTGCTGGACGGTCTGCCGGAGATCCTTCCATACGGCTCAGCCAACAGCGGATACAAGGAAATGGGCAACCTGCTGCGCAGCTGGATGGAGGTCTACAATCTGGAGAAGGGCATTCCCTTCTACAAGCTGCGCTCCAGCACGAACGATGATGCGCAGATCAGTGAAATCCAGAACGGCCATTTCTATCTGTCCTTTACCGGGGAAGGAGAGCTGCTGAAGCCGGTTGTCGATTTCGAGCTGATCTTTGGCGGCAACACCTCTCTTGCTTATCCGGACCGGTTCGCCGGGCTGTCCCTGGCTGAGCTCCTGGAGCAGCCGCAGTATCCGGTAAATAAGGTACCTTGCGGCTTCAGCGGCAGTGCACAGACACTGACTTCAGGCAGCAAGCTGGTGCTCAATACGATTATCGGGCATGTCAGCGACATCGATAAAATCAACCGGAAGGCGGATCAGCTCTGCCGTGATGAATATATTACCGGCAAGGCGCAGGAAGCGGCTGAGCTGACCGAGAATCTGACTGCTGACATCGCCACCCGTACGTCCTCGGCTTTGTTCGATGCCTATTGCCGCCAGTCGTATCTCGACAACTTCCTGCGCGGCGGGTATCCGTTTATTTTTGACAATGGAAAAGACGGCTTTGTAGTGCATCTGTACTCACGCAAGCACGGCGACATGGAGCGGGATTATAATTTCTTCTCGCTGGCTCCGGAATACTATTCACAGGGCAACGGGAACTTCCGCGATATGAACCAGAACCGGCGGAATGATGTGTTTTTCCATCCGAAGGTCGGCAGCTTCAACATCAAAATGTTCTACAGCCTGATCCAGGCCGACGGCTATAATCCGCTCAGTGTGCAGGGGACCAGCTTTGAAGTCCGGCCTGAACATGCCGCGAAGCTCAAAGAGTGGATTGCAGCTTCTGCAGCGGATCACCAGGCTGAGCTAGAAGCACTGTGTTTAGGCAAATTTACACCGGGCCGGCTGATCAACTACATCGCCGATCATGATGCGGTGCTGAAGGTGGATGAACAGGAGTTCCTCCGCGGCGTGCTTGCCCTGTCTCAGCAGAATATTGAAGCCGCCTTCGGCGAAGGCTTTTGGAGCGATCACTGGACCTATAATCTGGATCTGGTCGAAGGTTACCTGGATGTATTCCCGGATAAGCTGGAAGAGCTTTTGTTCGGGGATGAGACCTACACCTTCTATGACAGCCCGGCTTATGTGCTTCCGCGCAGTGAGAAGTATGTAATCAGCGGCGGCAAGGTCCGGCAGTATGGTGCGCTGCTGGAAGATGAAGAGAAACTGCATAAGCTGCAGCGCAAAGCCGGAGATACCCAGTGGCTGCGCACGGAAGGCGGATTCGGGGAGATCTACCGCACGAGCCTGTTCGTCAAAATGCTGTCCCTGACCTTGAGCAAGTTTGCTACCCTTGATCCATACGGCATGGGGGTAGAGATGGAAGGCAACAAGCCGGGCTGGAACGATGCCATGAACGGTCTTCCGGGCTTATTCGGCTCAGGGATGAGCGAAACGTTTGAACTGAATCGGATGATTCTCTTCCTGCTGGAGTCCCTGGAGAGCGGAGAAACCGGTGACAGAACGGTGGCGCTTCCGGTAGAGATGGCCCTGCTGCTGGAGCGGGTGCATCATGCTGCAGCCACGGTGCTTGCCGGAGGACTTGCTGAATTTGACTATTGGGATACTGTAGCTACAGCGCGCGAGGCCTATCGTGAGAGTATCCGCTTTGGAATCACCGGTGAACAGGCTGACGTTAGCCTTGCAGTGATCCGGGAGGCGCTGGGCAAGTTCCTGCACAAAATTAATGCCGGGATTGACCGGGCTGTCGAACTGGGCGGCGGACTGGTGCCGACTTACTTCCGCTTCGAGGCTGTGCGCTATCAGCCGGTAACGGATGAGGCGGGCAAACCGGTGATCAGCGGCTATGGCCTGCCGAAGGCTACAGTGGAGGAATTCGAGGCGATCGCCCTGCCGTATTTCCTGGAAGGCCCGGCCCGCTGGCTTAAAACGCTGGAAAGCACCGATCAAGCCAAGGAAATCTACATTAAGGTTAAGGGAAGCGGATTGTTCGATCCGGTAACCTCAATGTACCGGACTTCTGTATCCCTGGAGGAGGAATCGCATGAAATCGGGCGGATTCGGGCCTTCACACCGGGCTGGCAGGAGCGGGAGTCGAATTTCCTGCATATGTCCTACAAGTATTTGCTGGAGCTGCTGAAGGCAGGACTGTATGAGGAATTCTTCAGTGAAATGAAAACTTCGCTGATTCCCTTCCTTGATCCGGAGGTCTACGGGCGCAGCACACTGGAGAATTCCTCCTTCATCAGCACAGGCGGCAACCCGGATCCGGGAACCCATGGGCGGGGCTTCGTAGCCAGACTCAGCGGATCCACTGCAGAGTTCTTGAGCATGTGGAGAACGATGATGGCGGGAAGCCGGATGTTCTCGGTAGAGAATGGCGAGCTGACGCTGGAACTGGCACCGGCGCTGCCAGGCTGGCTGTTTGACGAGCAAGGCAAGCTGTCGTTCACGTTTCTCGGGGGAACAGAGGTAACCTATCATAATCCGCGGCGTGCGAATACTTACGGTACGGAGCGTGCGGTCATCGGGCAGCTGACACTGGTCTACAGTGACGGCACTGTCCGGCAGATTGACGGAGCGCTGGTGCGCGGTGAGGACGCCGAGGCGCTGCGCCGGGGCGAGATATCATCGATCCGGGCAGAAATGGTATAA
- a CDS encoding spore germination protein: protein MSAHVMNKNLSSSLDENIKFFEELFQGDDTLRFRRFGNQRNLHMTYCILYINGMVNENIITDTILHPLVSTTFELNEVQGLDTMIEQVIDSAFANKTGDMDLLIEAILDGQAVLFVDGIQEAIIICTREVKTRAIEEPDSERVLRGPKEGFTECITDNLTMLRRKLKTVNLKLNSRVIGTETRTSIYVCYLEGIANPQIVEELNKRLNAIELDGVLDSGYIQELIRDSPLSVFKTVGSTERPDVVAGKLLEGRIALLVDGTPVALTIPFIFVEYFQSPDDYYLNYYFSSTGRMLRILGFLITISIACLYSALVTFHQEMIPSALVFNIYAAREGVPFPTIVEATGMLIVFEILRETGLRMPTLMGQALSIVGALVIGQAAVEAKFISAPIVIVIALSGITGLMVPKLKGAVILIRFAFIALSGILGLYGYVFGLAGLLIHLFELRSFGVPYMYKLMLLNFKEDIKDTAIRAPWWYMRYRPGLIALNKIRNTTKNRQRNKQ from the coding sequence ATGTCTGCACACGTGATGAACAAGAACCTCTCGTCCAGTTTAGATGAAAATATTAAGTTTTTTGAAGAGCTGTTTCAAGGGGACGATACCTTGCGATTCCGCAGGTTTGGCAACCAACGTAATCTTCACATGACGTATTGTATCCTATATATCAATGGGATGGTGAATGAGAATATCATCACCGATACCATCCTTCATCCCCTGGTCAGCACAACGTTCGAACTTAATGAAGTCCAAGGATTGGATACGATGATTGAGCAGGTCATTGATTCGGCATTCGCCAATAAAACGGGAGATATGGACTTATTAATAGAGGCTATATTAGATGGACAGGCTGTTTTATTTGTTGACGGCATACAGGAAGCCATTATTATCTGCACCAGAGAAGTGAAGACCAGAGCCATTGAAGAACCTGATTCGGAACGTGTTCTCCGTGGACCGAAGGAAGGATTTACGGAGTGCATTACGGACAACTTGACCATGCTTAGACGCAAACTAAAGACGGTTAACCTGAAATTGAATTCTAGAGTGATCGGGACGGAGACCCGTACGAGCATTTACGTTTGTTATCTGGAAGGCATAGCTAATCCCCAGATTGTTGAAGAGCTGAACAAGAGGCTTAACGCCATTGAGCTGGATGGAGTTCTGGATTCAGGCTACATTCAGGAGCTTATTCGAGATTCGCCACTCTCCGTATTTAAGACAGTAGGCAGCACTGAACGTCCAGATGTGGTTGCGGGGAAATTGCTCGAAGGGCGTATCGCATTACTTGTGGACGGAACTCCTGTAGCATTGACGATACCTTTTATTTTCGTGGAATATTTCCAGTCCCCGGATGATTATTATCTTAATTATTACTTCTCTTCTACCGGACGCATGTTACGCATATTGGGTTTCCTGATTACAATCAGCATCGCATGCCTTTACAGTGCTCTGGTCACCTTTCATCAGGAGATGATTCCTTCCGCCCTTGTGTTCAATATTTATGCTGCACGCGAGGGTGTTCCATTCCCGACAATTGTTGAAGCCACCGGGATGCTAATTGTTTTTGAAATCCTGCGGGAAACGGGTCTGCGCATGCCTACTTTAATGGGACAAGCATTAAGTATTGTGGGCGCATTGGTTATTGGACAGGCCGCAGTTGAAGCCAAGTTCATTAGTGCTCCGATCGTGATTGTTATCGCTCTTTCAGGCATTACAGGGCTGATGGTTCCGAAGCTTAAGGGAGCAGTCATTCTGATTAGATTTGCATTCATTGCTTTGTCAGGGATTCTGGGCCTTTACGGATACGTATTTGGACTTGCCGGGTTATTAATTCATCTCTTCGAGCTGCGCTCCTTTGGCGTTCCCTATATGTATAAGCTGATGTTACTTAATTTTAAAGAGGACATTAAGGATACTGCCATCAGAGCCCCGTGGTGGTATATGAGGTACAGACCGGGACTAATCGCGCTGAACAAAATAAGGAATACCACAAAGAACCGGCAGAGAAACAAGCAATGA
- a CDS encoding Ger(x)C family spore germination protein codes for MRRKKVLLVFVMTAGLTLVNGCWNYREIDSLAIVSGVGIDRSEDGQHYVMTAEIIGFSGTGKDARIKSEHVEAKGETLFDTARNMTRTAPKKLYWSHAGVFIISQEIAREGVVPLLDYIARGTERRLQIVPMVSREETASEIVKLHSITTEVQMYALRDAIETEQKTSSKVPYVNVRDVINALSGEGVSAIMPVVGINDTGEKNASTDLAGTAVFKKEKLVGFLSPDETKWYLFAINKIKGGLIPVDVELENIHEVSLEISDNKTKIKLVDTSKKPRVKIKVHTVLSIQEIGVTDNLLAGEGLQRLKTSAEKTIQTGIEEVVKSVQKKFGTDIFGFGAALRQSDPKAWRKWEEEWGLVFSELDVQIEVDAEIRNSSVLNKSIEVRD; via the coding sequence ATGAGAAGGAAAAAGGTGCTGCTTGTGTTTGTGATGACCGCCGGTCTTACACTTGTAAATGGCTGCTGGAACTATCGCGAGATTGATTCGCTTGCGATTGTATCCGGTGTTGGTATCGATCGCAGCGAGGATGGACAACATTATGTAATGACTGCCGAAATTATCGGGTTTTCCGGGACGGGGAAAGATGCCAGAATCAAATCTGAGCATGTGGAAGCGAAGGGTGAAACCCTGTTTGATACTGCAAGAAATATGACCCGTACCGCCCCCAAGAAGCTCTACTGGAGCCATGCAGGTGTATTTATCATCAGTCAGGAAATTGCAAGAGAAGGAGTGGTACCGTTATTAGATTATATCGCAAGAGGTACGGAGCGAAGACTGCAGATTGTTCCGATGGTGTCCAGAGAAGAAACAGCAAGCGAAATAGTGAAGCTGCACAGTATTACTACTGAGGTACAGATGTATGCTTTGAGAGATGCTATTGAAACTGAGCAAAAAACTTCCTCCAAAGTTCCTTATGTAAATGTAAGGGATGTTATTAATGCCCTTTCTGGGGAAGGGGTATCCGCAATAATGCCTGTGGTGGGCATTAATGATACGGGTGAGAAGAATGCCTCTACAGATTTAGCGGGTACCGCAGTATTTAAAAAGGAGAAACTGGTGGGCTTTCTATCCCCCGATGAAACGAAATGGTATTTGTTTGCCATAAACAAGATTAAGGGAGGGCTTATTCCGGTAGATGTTGAACTTGAGAATATCCACGAGGTTTCTCTAGAAATATCTGATAATAAAACCAAGATAAAACTAGTAGACACAAGCAAGAAACCTAGGGTCAAAATCAAGGTTCATACTGTACTTTCTATCCAAGAAATTGGGGTTACCGACAATCTTCTTGCTGGTGAAGGGTTGCAGCGATTGAAAACAAGCGCTGAAAAAACAATCCAGACAGGAATTGAGGAAGTGGTGAAAAGTGTTCAAAAAAAGTTTGGAACGGACATTTTTGGTTTTGGGGCGGCTTTGAGACAAAGTGATCCCAAGGCATGGAGAAAATGGGAAGAGGAATGGGGCCTGGTGTTTTCCGAATTGGATGTGCAGATTGAGGTGGACGCCGAAATACGGAACAGCAGTGTCTTAAATAAGAGCATTGAAGTGAGGGATTGA
- a CDS encoding GerAB/ArcD/ProY family transporter: MNKEVISSKQGYAMIMMFLIGSAIVLSQGVQAKQDVWLAYIFAMAIAVPVNLIYARLLAIFPGMDLFDIVREIFGKVTGSIISLLYMWYAFHLGSLVMRNFSEFIQIISLQETPQYAIVAILGAFCIWYVKAGIEVMARWARFVSVIVLIVLMSIAALSLKEADFSNLQPFLYNGIQPVISSAYSIFSFPFGETIIFTMIFCKVKNKFNVYKVFLVGILLAAFILIVASIRNIIVLGMGTLDMLNFPSYAAVGLINIGHFLQRIEVVISVVFLLTGIVKIGVCLSAVCNGANKVFGLRGPLPIVAPICFLMMNLSCIIYSNTMEMLEWASEVYQYYAFPFQIILPILIWICGEFHRRKKRKRA, from the coding sequence ATGAACAAGGAAGTTATTTCAAGCAAGCAAGGCTATGCTATGATCATGATGTTTCTAATCGGGAGTGCGATTGTGTTAAGTCAGGGCGTTCAGGCCAAACAGGATGTTTGGCTGGCTTATATTTTCGCAATGGCAATTGCCGTGCCCGTTAATCTGATCTATGCAAGACTGCTTGCCATCTTTCCCGGGATGGATCTCTTCGATATTGTGCGCGAAATTTTTGGCAAAGTGACTGGGAGCATCATATCGCTGCTTTATATGTGGTACGCCTTCCATTTGGGTTCACTGGTGATGCGGAATTTTTCCGAGTTTATTCAAATCATCTCACTGCAGGAAACCCCTCAATATGCTATTGTTGCCATCCTGGGCGCCTTTTGCATCTGGTACGTAAAGGCAGGTATCGAAGTGATGGCAAGATGGGCGCGGTTTGTATCCGTTATTGTATTAATTGTACTTATGAGCATAGCAGCACTATCCTTAAAAGAAGCGGATTTCTCCAATCTCCAGCCCTTCCTATACAATGGAATTCAGCCCGTTATCAGCAGCGCGTACTCTATTTTTTCGTTCCCCTTTGGCGAAACTATTATTTTCACCATGATTTTTTGTAAGGTCAAGAACAAATTTAATGTCTATAAAGTATTTCTGGTTGGTATACTGCTGGCTGCGTTTATCCTTATAGTTGCTTCAATCCGAAATATTATTGTGTTAGGTATGGGCACATTGGATATGCTGAACTTCCCTTCTTACGCTGCAGTGGGCCTCATTAATATCGGGCATTTTCTGCAGAGAATCGAAGTCGTGATATCTGTAGTGTTTCTGTTGACCGGCATTGTCAAAATTGGCGTGTGCTTGAGCGCGGTATGCAATGGGGCAAACAAAGTTTTTGGCTTGAGGGGTCCTCTGCCGATAGTAGCCCCTATATGTTTTTTAATGATGAATTTGTCTTGCATTATCTATAGCAATACGATGGAAATGCTCGAATGGGCATCAGAAGTATATCAGTATTACGCATTCCCGTTTCAGATTATATTGCCAATACTGATTTGGATTTGTGGAGAATTCCACAGAAGAAAGAAACGGAAGCGGGCTTAA